One window from the genome of Paenibacillus azoreducens encodes:
- the pxpB gene encoding 5-oxoprolinase subunit PxpB, with the protein MKGDKDTGMHKLNMTAIGESALLVEFGNHIGEQVHEWVQAAAARLETDPFPGYLECVPSFTTLTVYYDLLQVKNAEGNGTAFDYVSSLIGKRFESIVADGTRPREVVEIPVCYGGEYGPDLAYVAEVNGLDEKEVIHIHTSRELLVYALGFAPGFPYLGGLPDGISAPRRATPRLCIPAGSVGIAGSQTGIYPLETPGGWQIIGRTPLALFQPEQDPPVLLKSGQYIRFKVIDPSEYERLAGGSR; encoded by the coding sequence ATGAAGGGAGATAAAGATACCGGTATGCATAAGCTCAATATGACAGCGATTGGGGAATCTGCACTGTTGGTCGAATTTGGAAACCACATTGGCGAGCAGGTTCACGAATGGGTTCAAGCAGCGGCGGCACGACTCGAAACCGACCCATTTCCCGGTTATCTGGAATGCGTTCCTTCATTTACGACGTTAACCGTTTATTATGATTTGCTTCAGGTGAAGAATGCCGAAGGAAACGGAACGGCTTTTGATTACGTGAGCTCGCTCATCGGCAAACGGTTTGAGTCCATCGTGGCAGACGGAACAAGGCCTCGCGAAGTGGTTGAAATTCCGGTTTGTTACGGCGGCGAATATGGTCCAGACCTTGCTTATGTGGCGGAAGTGAACGGTCTGGATGAAAAGGAAGTTATTCATATACATACCAGCCGGGAGCTTTTGGTGTATGCCTTGGGATTTGCCCCCGGATTTCCGTATTTGGGAGGCCTTCCGGACGGCATTAGCGCGCCCAGAAGGGCAACGCCGAGGCTTTGCATCCCTGCCGGATCGGTCGGCATCGCGGGCAGCCAAACCGGAATATATCCGCTTGAAACTCCGGGCGGATGGCAAATTATCGGGAGAACGCCGCTCGCTTTATTTCAGCCGGAGCAGGACCCGCCCGTTTTGCTAAAGAGCGGACAGTATATCCGGTTTAAGGTGATAGACCCATCCGAATATGAGCGATTGGCAGGTGGAAGCAGATGA
- a CDS encoding YitT family protein — protein sequence MKRKIADILLIILGSFIFALDVNLFVIPHDLSEGGVTGLTIILYYLFNWSPSIMNLILNAILLVVGYKFLDKQTTFYTIIAIACNSLFLHLTEGWTVNSNELLLNAIFGGVFAGVGIGLIVRAGGTTAGSVILARIAHKYWDWNISYALLFFDLIVVFASFFIIGAQSLMLTIVMLFVGTKVMEFIIEGLNPRKAVTIISKEYDHIAQEINNTMERGVTVFPGYGYYTKSPKEVLYVVINKQEVSTLKKIVRAVDKEAFITIHDVRDVFGEGFIDLSK from the coding sequence ATGAAAAGAAAAATTGCTGACATTCTTTTGATTATCTTGGGTTCGTTTATTTTTGCTCTTGACGTCAACTTGTTCGTCATTCCGCATGATTTGTCCGAGGGCGGCGTGACAGGGCTGACCATCATTTTGTATTATCTGTTTAACTGGTCTCCAAGTATCATGAACTTGATTTTGAACGCGATTTTGCTTGTTGTCGGCTATAAATTTTTGGACAAGCAGACGACATTCTACACGATCATTGCCATCGCCTGCAACTCTTTATTCCTGCACTTGACCGAAGGATGGACCGTGAATTCGAACGAACTGCTCCTTAACGCGATCTTTGGCGGCGTGTTTGCCGGAGTCGGCATCGGTCTGATCGTACGTGCGGGGGGGACGACGGCCGGCAGCGTTATTTTGGCGCGGATCGCCCATAAATACTGGGATTGGAATATCAGCTATGCGCTGCTCTTTTTTGATTTGATCGTGGTATTTGCATCGTTTTTCATCATTGGCGCGCAAAGTTTGATGCTGACGATTGTCATGCTCTTCGTCGGTACGAAGGTGATGGAGTTTATTATCGAAGGGCTTAACCCGCGTAAAGCCGTCACGATTATTTCGAAGGAATACGATCATATCGCGCAGGAAATCAACAACACGATGGAACGCGGCGTCACCGTATTTCCGGGATACGGCTACTATACGAAATCACCGAAAGAAGTATTGTACGTCGTCATTAACAAGCAGGAAGTGTCCACGCTTAAAAAGATTGTAAGAGCAGTGGACAAGGAAGCCTTTATTACGATTCATGATGTTAGAGACGTCTTTGGGGAAGGTTTTATTGATCTGTCAAAATAA
- a CDS encoding L,D-transpeptidase family protein has translation MLLGWIIPVTVHADTRNAGSDLIIVNKKTNKLAFFQNGTLIKVFPVATGKSPSLTPEGSFEIVNKIKNRPYYKEKIPGGDPRNPLGDRWIGLDVNGTRGTTYAIHGNSNKKSIGKYVSAGCIRMYNDDIHWLFPKVQLHTTAIITSSKLSFEEIARNSGYQVGEQKFEGRLLVNNRESALLSDIVLYDSRIYVPLRACIELLGGEVLWNNQTKTATLTIGSRTIIHKALSSQASVNGKTIKITASRYRNDALMLPLRDFSQLSGYSVGWDAPSNTVSIQSSQ, from the coding sequence ATGCTTTTGGGCTGGATCATCCCCGTAACTGTGCATGCGGACACACGGAATGCGGGCAGCGATCTGATTATCGTCAACAAAAAAACGAATAAATTGGCTTTTTTCCAAAATGGAACCCTGATCAAGGTATTCCCCGTAGCGACCGGCAAAAGTCCTTCATTAACGCCGGAAGGCAGCTTTGAAATCGTGAACAAGATTAAAAACCGTCCGTATTACAAAGAAAAAATTCCGGGAGGCGATCCAAGAAATCCCCTTGGCGACCGCTGGATCGGGCTTGATGTCAATGGAACGAGAGGAACGACATATGCGATCCATGGGAACAGCAATAAAAAGTCCATCGGGAAATATGTCAGTGCCGGATGTATCCGAATGTACAACGATGATATCCATTGGCTTTTTCCGAAGGTGCAGCTTCATACGACAGCCATCATTACTTCATCCAAGCTTTCATTCGAGGAAATTGCACGAAATTCAGGTTACCAGGTAGGCGAACAGAAATTTGAGGGGAGGCTGCTGGTCAACAATAGGGAATCGGCACTTTTAAGCGATATCGTCCTGTATGATTCCCGGATTTATGTTCCTTTACGGGCATGCATCGAATTGTTGGGCGGGGAGGTGTTGTGGAACAACCAAACGAAAACAGCGACCCTGACGATCGGAAGCCGGACCATTATTCATAAAGCGTTGTCGAGTCAAGCAAGCGTGAACGGCAAGACCATCAAAATTACGGCTTCACGGTATCGAAATGATGCCTTGATGCTGCCGCTTAGAGATTTCTCCCAGCTTTCAGGTTACTCTGTCGGGTGGGATGCTCCTTCAAATACGGTCTCCATTCAATCATCCCAATGA
- a CDS encoding MDR family MFS transporter, which produces MKQQQESRLSVVIAALLLGILMASMDNSIVATAMGNIVGEIGGMDKFVWVTSAYMVAEMAGMPIFGKLSDMYGRKRFFVFGIILFMIGSALCGTAHSITQLALFRAVQGIGGGALIPIAFTIMFDAVPLEKRGKLGGLFGAVFGISSIFGPLLGAYITDYIAWQWIFYINLPLGLAALLMIMMFYKESHEHSKQPIDWAGAATLLGAVVCLMFALEMGGKQLAWDSIEIISLFGGFVLLTAVFLYCETKAKEPIITFGLFKNRIYASSVVIGFFSGAAFVAASVYIPIYVQGVLGGSATNSGMVLLPMMVGSVVTATIAGNLMIRISYRSIMLSTLFLLLVGVLLLTTLGPESSRFEVTMYMILVGLGIGASFSVLSNACIHGLSYRQRGTASSTFNFLRSLGMTLGITMFGMIQNHAFTGRMNKLFSGSEGASASLRIDDPHVLLSEQSRSLIPNELVHSVSQALSSSITHTFAWAVLPVLLACAATLFMGRAKLDASGAATEGSTVLDEHAASPKERKECQAVR; this is translated from the coding sequence ATGAAACAGCAACAAGAAAGCCGATTGTCCGTCGTGATCGCGGCACTCTTGCTCGGCATCCTGATGGCGTCCATGGACAATTCGATCGTGGCGACGGCTATGGGCAATATCGTAGGAGAGATCGGAGGGATGGATAAGTTTGTCTGGGTGACCTCCGCATACATGGTTGCGGAAATGGCCGGCATGCCGATTTTCGGCAAATTGTCGGACATGTACGGGAGAAAAAGATTTTTTGTGTTCGGGATTATCTTGTTTATGATCGGCTCGGCGCTTTGCGGAACGGCTCACTCCATTACGCAGCTGGCCCTTTTCCGTGCGGTTCAGGGTATTGGCGGGGGAGCGCTGATTCCGATCGCGTTTACGATCATGTTTGATGCGGTTCCGCTTGAAAAACGCGGAAAACTAGGCGGTCTCTTCGGCGCCGTGTTTGGCATTTCCAGCATTTTCGGCCCGCTTCTCGGTGCTTATATCACTGATTATATCGCCTGGCAGTGGATTTTCTATATCAATTTGCCGCTTGGGCTTGCGGCGCTGCTTATGATCATGATGTTTTACAAGGAGTCTCATGAGCACTCCAAACAGCCGATTGATTGGGCGGGGGCCGCTACTCTGCTTGGCGCTGTTGTATGTCTGATGTTTGCGCTTGAAATGGGAGGGAAACAGCTGGCTTGGGATTCGATTGAGATCATAAGCTTGTTTGGAGGTTTTGTGCTGCTGACAGCCGTATTCCTTTACTGCGAGACCAAAGCCAAAGAACCTATCATCACCTTCGGGTTATTTAAGAACCGAATTTATGCCTCCAGCGTTGTGATCGGATTTTTCAGCGGTGCCGCATTCGTTGCTGCATCCGTGTACATTCCGATTTATGTTCAAGGCGTATTGGGCGGTTCGGCTACGAACTCCGGCATGGTGCTGCTGCCGATGATGGTCGGATCGGTTGTTACGGCAACGATCGCCGGAAATCTGATGATCCGTATTTCATATCGTTCGATCATGTTGTCCACGCTGTTTTTGCTGTTGGTTGGCGTATTGCTTTTGACTACGCTCGGCCCGGAATCTTCCCGGTTTGAAGTGACGATGTACATGATTCTGGTGGGACTTGGAATAGGCGCTTCCTTTTCGGTACTCAGCAATGCATGCATTCACGGTTTATCATACCGGCAGCGTGGAACCGCCAGCTCGACTTTCAACTTCCTGCGATCGCTTGGCATGACTCTTGGCATTACCATGTTCGGGATGATTCAAAACCATGCATTTACAGGACGGATGAACAAGCTATTCAGCGGAAGCGAAGGGGCTTCGGCATCCCTTCGGATCGACGATCCGCATGTGCTATTGTCGGAGCAGAGCAGATCGCTCATTCCAAATGAATTGGTCCATTCCGTTTCGCAAGCTTTATCTTCATCCATTACGCACACCTTCGCTTGGGCCGTTCTTCCCGTCCTGCTGGCCTGTGCGGCAACCTTGTTTATGGGCAGGGCCAAGCTTGACGCGTCCGGGGCTGCAACCGAAGGATCCACTGTCCTGGATGAACATGCGGCAAGCCCAAAAGAAAGGAAAGAATGCCAGGCGGTGCGTTAA
- a CDS encoding helix-turn-helix transcriptional regulator, which translates to MKLERLISMIYMLLNHEILSASALAEKYNVSQRTIYRDIEAICAAGIPVVSYQGVNGGYGIMEEYKMDKSLLGSHDVNSIVTLLRSMSDIFEDEKAEETIHKLQSVYQAGKPSMSLDIGSWRPYNETLRELKDAITKQLVLQFEYVSAKGERVKRFVEPVLLDYKYDSWYLHAFCRMRSGYREFKLPRILSLVVTGEHFHPRQHDPKPANPYDHRKKYSDNDKNVIDVRLRFSSACMARALDFFVGADKQFNDDGSLEILLKKQSTDLSKWLLPILLSFGDGAVVMGPPEVRNAVQAKLQKMMDNYREV; encoded by the coding sequence ATGAAGTTAGAACGGCTAATCTCCATGATTTACATGCTGCTGAACCACGAGATTTTATCGGCTTCGGCACTCGCGGAAAAATATAATGTTTCCCAACGGACCATCTATCGTGATATCGAGGCGATCTGCGCTGCGGGCATCCCGGTAGTGTCCTATCAAGGGGTCAACGGCGGTTATGGGATTATGGAAGAGTATAAAATGGACAAAAGCCTGCTCGGCTCCCATGACGTTAATTCCATCGTAACACTTCTGCGGAGCATGTCCGATATTTTTGAGGACGAAAAAGCAGAGGAAACGATCCATAAGCTGCAGTCCGTATACCAGGCCGGGAAGCCAAGCATGTCGCTGGATATCGGCAGCTGGAGACCATATAACGAAACCTTGCGCGAGCTCAAAGACGCCATTACCAAGCAGCTTGTACTCCAATTTGAGTATGTGAGCGCCAAAGGCGAGCGGGTAAAGCGGTTTGTAGAACCGGTACTTTTGGATTATAAATACGATTCTTGGTATTTGCATGCTTTTTGCAGAATGCGAAGCGGGTATCGGGAGTTTAAACTGCCAAGGATTTTGTCTCTGGTCGTAACCGGAGAGCATTTCCACCCCCGCCAGCATGATCCGAAACCGGCTAATCCTTATGATCATCGCAAGAAGTATTCGGACAATGACAAGAATGTGATTGATGTAAGGCTGCGTTTTTCTTCGGCTTGTATGGCGCGGGCGCTTGATTTTTTCGTGGGAGCGGATAAGCAATTTAACGACGATGGTTCGCTGGAAATTTTGCTAAAGAAACAGAGCACCGACCTGTCGAAGTGGCTATTGCCGATTTTGCTCAGTTTCGGAGATGGTGCAGTGGTAATGGGGCCCCCGGAAGTAAGAAACGCCGTTCAGGCTAAGCTGCAAAAAATGATGGATAACTATCGGGAAGTATGA
- a CDS encoding DUF2268 domain-containing protein, whose translation MKVNVLRSDRIYHKIAQAPHEEKVELFRQEMMAPFMEKWNIQHIPFKAADPNGFDVITLNNIMGISPEHITPAISSDLEAISADSFWEECEETVKKSLDMFTEHGVKLRVSDYLFTILLGNRKSPALMLNEGYTGDGGIPGHIICTLVPNEYTLPRMKAALAHECNHNVRYQFIQWDHTVTLGELLVSEGLAENFATSIFGEEFLGPWVSKTDANTLNKQIKPVLKNQLQLTGFDKIAPYLYGDELARLQHFVPVQMPYCAGYACGYYLIKFYLEKTRKSIFEATITPADQIIDEVKGFWDEETIIVG comes from the coding sequence ATGAAAGTAAATGTATTACGCTCAGATCGCATCTATCACAAAATTGCGCAGGCTCCGCATGAGGAGAAGGTTGAGCTATTTAGACAAGAAATGATGGCCCCCTTTATGGAAAAATGGAACATCCAGCATATTCCTTTTAAAGCTGCGGATCCAAATGGATTTGATGTGATTACATTAAATAATATAATGGGGATCTCACCTGAACATATCACCCCTGCGATTTCATCGGATCTGGAAGCCATTTCAGCGGATTCTTTCTGGGAGGAGTGTGAAGAAACCGTAAAAAAAAGCTTGGACATGTTTACAGAGCACGGCGTGAAGCTTCGTGTCTCCGATTATTTATTCACCATTTTACTGGGGAACCGCAAAAGCCCTGCGCTAATGTTGAACGAAGGGTATACTGGTGACGGGGGGATTCCCGGCCATATCATTTGTACACTTGTACCGAATGAATACACACTGCCGCGAATGAAGGCGGCTTTAGCGCATGAGTGCAACCACAATGTTCGCTATCAGTTTATTCAATGGGATCATACCGTTACATTGGGAGAATTATTGGTTAGTGAAGGCTTGGCGGAAAACTTCGCGACTTCTATTTTCGGTGAGGAGTTTCTGGGACCTTGGGTATCAAAGACAGATGCGAATACACTAAACAAGCAAATTAAGCCTGTCCTTAAGAATCAATTGCAACTAACGGGCTTTGATAAAATTGCGCCGTATTTATATGGCGACGAGTTAGCTAGGCTTCAGCATTTTGTACCTGTCCAAATGCCTTATTGTGCAGGATATGCCTGCGGATACTATCTGATCAAGTTCTACCTGGAGAAAACAAGAAAAAGTATTTTCGAAGCCACAATAACACCTGCCGATCAAATCATCGATGAAGTAAAAGGATTTTGGGATGAAGAAACCATTATTGTCGGTTAA
- a CDS encoding MerR family transcriptional regulator → MKKPLLSVKDIVRITGVTTRTLQYYDKINLFKPTHFTENGYRLYDRSSIAKLQMILFLKEMDFSLKEIADILQLTKEEQRKFLKRHSQTLLLRKQRLEMMMTALNDYLSGKDLYNISIFDHSSTLSLPAQYENEAKWIYGETEEYQAFERKLQAFTPDERASFSAEFEKNMENVFRKMDSCMHQSPYSDEVQQLVTEWKNNLEQILACDAEILSCIARTYKGDQRFKNYINQFSSGDLAEFLYHAILHHIQQMKN, encoded by the coding sequence ATGAAGAAACCATTATTGTCGGTTAAAGACATCGTTCGAATTACAGGCGTCACAACCAGGACTTTGCAATACTACGATAAAATCAATTTATTCAAGCCAACGCATTTCACAGAAAACGGTTATCGGCTCTACGACAGGAGTAGTATAGCGAAGCTGCAGATGATCTTATTTTTAAAGGAAATGGACTTTTCGTTAAAAGAAATTGCAGATATTTTGCAGCTAACCAAGGAAGAACAGCGAAAATTCTTAAAGAGGCACAGCCAAACTCTCTTGCTGAGAAAACAGCGATTAGAAATGATGATGACCGCATTGAACGACTATTTATCAGGGAAGGATCTCTACAACATCTCCATTTTTGACCATTCTTCCACTTTGTCTTTACCCGCACAATATGAGAATGAAGCGAAATGGATCTATGGGGAAACGGAAGAATATCAGGCCTTTGAGAGGAAGCTGCAAGCCTTCACACCTGATGAAAGGGCCAGCTTTAGCGCTGAATTTGAAAAAAATATGGAAAACGTATTTAGAAAAATGGACTCCTGTATGCATCAATCTCCGTACTCAGATGAAGTCCAGCAATTAGTCACAGAATGGAAAAACAATCTGGAGCAGATCCTTGCATGTGACGCTGAAATATTGTCTTGCATTGCACGCACCTATAAAGGTGACCAGCGGTTTAAAAATTACATCAACCAATTTAGCAGCGGGGACTTGGCCGAATTTTTATATCATGCTATCCTGCATCATATCCAACAGATGAAAAATTGA
- a CDS encoding helix-turn-helix domain-containing protein, translated as MFDMIKIGKNIAKLRKEKGMTQMEVADRMGVSYQAISNWERGETMPDISKLPDLANIFEVSIDQILDNQKGTNMVKTIINNNTSEFLQKNEVSIEEFSSVAPILKTEQADEVFDHLKSKFNMKEIVSLAPFVSTGIIDEYAKRAYETESLSELKSLAPFMSDEVIDECARKSFEAEGIDSLKTLAPFMSDEAIDECARKAFEAEGPDALKSIAPFMADETIDECARKACESGGIDSLKSLAPFMSDEVIDECARKAYEKEGIDSLKSLAPFMSDEAIDECARKAYEKEGIDSLKSLAPFMSDEAIDECARKAYEAEGIAALSSIAPFMSKKAIEECARKAFEKGGFGTLKPIAPFLDEDIIEKWIRAGLEHTS; from the coding sequence ATGTTTGATATGATCAAAATCGGCAAAAACATTGCCAAACTGAGAAAAGAAAAAGGTATGACGCAGATGGAAGTCGCGGATCGCATGGGGGTAAGCTATCAGGCGATCAGCAACTGGGAGCGGGGCGAAACGATGCCCGATATCTCCAAGCTGCCGGATCTTGCGAATATCTTTGAGGTGAGCATCGATCAAATTTTGGATAATCAAAAAGGAACAAACATGGTTAAAACAATTATCAATAACAATACCTCGGAATTTCTGCAAAAGAACGAGGTTTCGATCGAGGAATTCTCATCCGTTGCGCCAATCTTAAAAACGGAGCAGGCAGACGAAGTTTTCGATCATCTGAAATCAAAGTTCAACATGAAAGAAATCGTATCGCTCGCCCCGTTTGTCAGCACCGGGATCATTGACGAATATGCAAAAAGGGCATATGAAACCGAAAGCCTCAGTGAACTGAAGTCGCTGGCTCCGTTCATGAGCGATGAAGTAATTGACGAATGCGCAAGGAAATCATTTGAGGCGGAAGGGATTGACTCACTAAAAACGCTGGCGCCGTTTATGAGTGACGAAGCGATTGACGAATGCGCGAGGAAGGCGTTTGAAGCCGAAGGCCCCGACGCACTAAAGTCGATTGCGCCGTTTATGGCCGATGAGACAATCGATGAATGTGCAAGGAAAGCATGCGAGAGCGGGGGGATCGACTCGCTCAAGTCGCTGGCGCCGTTTATGAGCGATGAAGTGATCGACGAGTGCGCAAGAAAAGCATATGAGAAAGAAGGGATCGACTCGCTCAAGTCGCTAGCGCCGTTTATGAGCGATGAAGCGATTGACGAGTGCGCAAGAAAAGCGTATGAGAAAGAAGGGATCGACTCGCTCAAGTCGCTGGCGCCATTCATGAGCGATGAAGCGATTGACGAGTGCGCAAGAAAAGCATATGAAGCAGAAGGAATCGCCGCATTGAGCTCGATCGCTCCGTTTATGAGCAAAAAAGCCATCGAAGAATGTGCCCGCAAAGCCTTTGAAAAGGGCGGGTTCGGTACCTTGAAGCCGATTGCCCCGTTTCTTGACGAAGACATTATCGAAAAATGGATTCGCGCCGGACTTGAACATACGTCATAA
- a CDS encoding DEAD/DEAH box helicase, with protein MSSGANQLFYRLAPFIQEFIYRKRWETLRPAQVEALKICMDTSHHMLIAAGTASGKTEAAFFPALTELHERPSTSVGILYVGPLKALINDQFERIKELLRDGNIPVWHWHGDVSQSEKSKLMRNPSGVLQITPESLEGLLMNRPNAIPALFHDLRYILIDEVHAFMGADRGIQVLSQIARIEKMTGCTPRRVGLSATLSDYEAAKAWLGAGSKQPVDAVSVPGGRKLRLRVEHFSFPDARDEEQAEHLQNARKAYYNFVYDSTHLKKALVFTNSRSDAELTTLELRRVAAHRHQPDVFHVHHGSISAMLREEAEAALKHGPGPAVAAATVTLELGIDLGELERVVQLGAPYSASSFVQRLGRSGRRNDAPSEMLFVCPEEEDEEAMLPARMPWTLLRAIAVIELYVRDRWVEPLDIRQMPIGLLYHQTMSILKSRGEATPAELASDVLSLPSFSRITSDEYKVFLNYLLQTDHIQWTEQQTLIIGLTGEKIVNNFRFYAVFKDDEEHAVYNGTEEIGSITTVPPPGYCFSLAGKLWKVTEVDTKHKAVYVKAALGKVDTLWLGAGGDIHTLVMRKMREILADSAIYTYLSPQAVNRLERARRLARESGLLKSAVIPAGGDSLFILPWIGSKQFRTLERLLKNNLSQRLSLRSIVPMEPYYFVVAGKADNQVLLEQILRECASCTDPSMLLGPDEAPYLGKYDEFVAPELVRQAFAVDGLDMEGLKQGLSQWMGK; from the coding sequence ATGAGCAGCGGGGCGAATCAGCTATTTTACCGTTTAGCTCCGTTCATTCAGGAATTTATTTACCGGAAAAGATGGGAAACGCTCCGCCCGGCTCAGGTGGAAGCGCTCAAAATTTGCATGGATACGTCCCATCATATGCTGATCGCGGCGGGAACGGCATCGGGGAAGACGGAAGCCGCTTTTTTTCCGGCATTGACCGAACTTCATGAACGCCCGTCCACATCCGTAGGCATTTTGTACGTCGGACCTTTGAAGGCGCTTATCAATGACCAGTTCGAACGGATCAAAGAGCTGCTGCGGGACGGAAACATCCCTGTCTGGCATTGGCATGGCGATGTTTCGCAATCGGAGAAAAGCAAGCTGATGCGAAACCCTTCGGGCGTCCTGCAGATTACGCCGGAATCATTGGAAGGGCTGCTGATGAACCGGCCCAATGCGATTCCAGCGTTATTCCATGATCTCAGATATATCCTTATTGATGAAGTTCACGCTTTTATGGGGGCGGACCGGGGAATTCAGGTACTGAGCCAGATCGCGCGGATCGAAAAAATGACGGGCTGCACGCCTAGACGCGTCGGGTTATCCGCGACTTTAAGCGACTATGAAGCTGCAAAAGCTTGGCTCGGGGCAGGGAGCAAACAGCCGGTGGATGCGGTATCCGTGCCCGGCGGACGCAAGCTGCGGCTCAGGGTAGAGCATTTTTCGTTTCCGGATGCCCGCGATGAAGAGCAGGCGGAGCATTTGCAAAATGCGCGGAAAGCCTACTACAACTTCGTATATGACAGCACGCATTTGAAAAAAGCGCTCGTTTTCACCAACAGCCGTTCGGATGCGGAATTAACGACGCTTGAACTGCGCCGGGTGGCGGCGCATCGGCATCAACCTGATGTATTTCATGTGCATCACGGCAGCATCTCGGCGATGCTGCGCGAAGAAGCGGAGGCCGCGCTGAAGCATGGGCCGGGTCCGGCCGTTGCCGCTGCGACGGTGACGCTTGAGCTGGGAATCGACCTTGGAGAATTGGAGCGGGTGGTTCAACTTGGCGCGCCATACAGCGCGTCGAGTTTTGTACAGCGGCTGGGCCGGTCCGGCAGACGCAATGATGCGCCTTCCGAAATGCTGTTTGTCTGTCCCGAGGAAGAGGATGAAGAAGCGATGCTGCCTGCGAGAATGCCATGGACGCTGCTGCGCGCGATTGCCGTCATTGAGCTGTATGTCCGCGACCGCTGGGTGGAACCGCTGGATATTCGGCAAATGCCGATCGGGCTTCTATATCACCAAACGATGAGCATACTGAAAAGCAGGGGCGAAGCGACGCCGGCCGAGCTGGCATCCGACGTGCTTTCGCTGCCTTCTTTCAGCCGTATCACTTCGGACGAATATAAGGTGTTCCTGAATTATTTGCTGCAAACCGACCATATTCAGTGGACCGAACAGCAGACTCTTATTATCGGCCTGACGGGTGAAAAGATCGTGAACAACTTCCGCTTCTACGCTGTTTTCAAAGATGATGAGGAGCATGCCGTGTACAACGGCACGGAGGAAATCGGCTCCATTACGACCGTGCCGCCCCCTGGATATTGTTTCTCGCTGGCAGGAAAGCTATGGAAGGTAACCGAAGTGGATACCAAGCACAAGGCGGTTTACGTGAAAGCGGCTCTAGGCAAAGTCGATACATTATGGCTTGGGGCAGGCGGGGATATTCATACTTTGGTGATGAGGAAAATGCGCGAGATATTGGCGGATAGTGCGATCTATACGTATCTGTCCCCCCAAGCCGTAAATCGGCTGGAGCGGGCCCGCCGTTTGGCCAGGGAAAGCGGGCTGTTGAAGTCGGCGGTTATTCCCGCCGGCGGCGACTCGCTGTTCATTTTACCGTGGATTGGCAGCAAGCAGTTTCGGACGCTCGAGCGGCTGCTCAAAAATAACCTTTCGCAGCGGCTATCGCTTCGTTCGATCGTGCCGATGGAGCCCTATTATTTTGTTGTGGCAGGCAAAGCGGACAATCAGGTGCTGTTGGAACAGATTTTGCGGGAATGTGCTTCCTGTACGGATCCGTCCATGCTCTTGGGGCCTGATGAAGCGCCATACTTGGGCAAATACGACGAGTTTGTCGCGCCGGAGCTGGTGCGTCAGGCTTTTGCCGTGGATGGGCTGGACATGGAGGGACTCAAGCAGGGCTTGAGTCAATGGATGGGGAAGTAA